In one Sporomusa sphaeroides DSM 2875 genomic region, the following are encoded:
- a CDS encoding Ku protein translates to MPRPMWTGAISFGLVNIPVKLYSAVKKKSIHFNQLRQSDGCRIRLKKVCPSDGAEVPAANIVKGYEIAPDKYVVVTSEELQAIQPKNARTIAIEDFVKLNEIDPLYYDSCYYLAPDKGADKAYSLLLTSMQHTGKVAIARVVMRNKEYLTAIRPAGKALALSTMHFADEVISTDQLEDLPTDVPEPNKKELDMAEQLIESLSTRFEPEKYHDQYHQQVLDMLEKKAEGQIVSNQPEVKEGGKVIDLMAALEASISAIKGQTGTNKETTPGKSRKSPSATGRKKASAQ, encoded by the coding sequence ATGCCCCGCCCTATGTGGACTGGCGCAATCAGTTTTGGGCTCGTTAATATCCCTGTCAAATTGTATAGCGCTGTAAAAAAGAAATCCATTCACTTCAATCAATTACGCCAATCTGACGGCTGCCGTATTCGGCTAAAAAAGGTCTGCCCGTCTGACGGCGCTGAAGTACCTGCTGCAAACATCGTCAAAGGCTACGAAATCGCCCCTGATAAGTATGTGGTTGTCACCAGCGAAGAGCTGCAAGCCATCCAGCCAAAAAATGCCCGCACCATTGCTATTGAAGATTTTGTCAAACTTAACGAAATCGACCCGCTATACTATGACAGCTGCTATTACCTCGCGCCCGATAAGGGAGCAGACAAAGCCTACTCTTTACTGCTGACCTCCATGCAGCACACAGGCAAAGTAGCGATTGCGAGGGTAGTCATGCGCAATAAGGAGTATCTCACCGCTATCCGCCCTGCCGGTAAAGCTTTGGCATTATCCACCATGCACTTTGCCGATGAGGTAATCTCCACCGACCAACTGGAAGACCTGCCCACAGATGTGCCTGAACCGAACAAAAAGGAATTGGACATGGCGGAACAATTGATCGAGTCACTGTCAACCCGGTTTGAACCGGAAAAATATCACGACCAGTACCATCAGCAGGTTCTCGACATGCTGGAGAAAAAAGCCGAAGGGCAAATAGTAAGCAACCAGCCTGAAGTAAAAGAAGGCGGCAAAGTCATTGACCTCATGGCTGCTCTTGAGGCCAGCATCTCGGCCATAAAAGGCCAAACCGGTACAAATAAGGAAACCACTCCGGGTAAATCCCGAAAATCACCGTCCGCAACCGGGAGGAAAAAAGCCAGTGCCCAGTGA
- the ligD gene encoding non-homologous end-joining DNA ligase translates to MPSDNKPKTGIEVAGRKLKVGNLDKIFYQATGFTKGQMLDYYIRIAPLLLPHLTNRPLTMKRYPHGAQGKFFYQKECPSPRPGWIKTIPVWSGSNNRHVNFCNAADLPTLVWAANLAALELHTSLSLAPAIHQPSLLVFDLDPGPPATIFDCAQIGLLLKDYFDKHQLQSFPKTSGSKGLQVYVPLNTPVNYDSTKKFARILATRFQEKYPDKVVANMKKQLRTGKVFIDWSQNDEHKTTVCVYSLRAKDRPSVSTPVTWQEVAGAVEHKNPDLLTFEAEQVLERASLLGDLFSPVLTLKQKLPAIQ, encoded by the coding sequence GTGCCCAGTGACAATAAGCCTAAAACCGGCATTGAGGTGGCCGGACGCAAATTGAAGGTCGGCAATCTTGATAAAATATTTTATCAGGCGACAGGTTTCACCAAAGGCCAAATGCTTGACTATTATATTCGCATTGCCCCCCTGCTCCTGCCGCATCTTACCAACCGGCCGCTGACCATGAAACGCTATCCCCATGGGGCACAAGGTAAGTTTTTCTACCAGAAGGAATGCCCCTCCCCGCGTCCCGGCTGGATCAAAACCATACCGGTATGGAGCGGCAGCAATAACCGGCACGTCAATTTTTGCAATGCCGCTGATTTACCCACCTTAGTGTGGGCTGCCAATCTGGCAGCACTGGAGCTGCATACGTCACTATCCCTGGCACCGGCGATACATCAGCCTTCGCTGCTGGTATTCGATCTTGATCCCGGTCCGCCTGCCACCATTTTCGACTGCGCCCAAATCGGCCTGCTGTTAAAGGATTATTTTGATAAGCACCAACTACAGAGTTTTCCCAAAACTTCCGGCTCCAAAGGCCTGCAGGTATATGTGCCGCTAAATACTCCGGTTAACTATGACAGCACTAAAAAGTTTGCCCGGATACTTGCCACCCGCTTTCAGGAAAAGTATCCTGACAAGGTGGTCGCAAACATGAAGAAACAATTGCGCACAGGTAAAGTCTTTATTGATTGGAGCCAAAACGACGAACATAAAACAACCGTCTGTGTCTACTCACTCCGGGCTAAAGACCGCCCCTCTGTTTCTACGCCGGTAACCTGGCAGGAAGTTGCCGGTGCCGTAGAACATAAAAATCCGGATTTGTTAACCTTTGAAGCAGAGCAAGTACTGGAAAGAGCCAGTCTGCTGGGGGATTTATTCTCGCCAGTGCTCACCCTAAAGCAAAAGCTGCCGGCCATACAGTAG
- the pckA gene encoding phosphoenolpyruvate carboxykinase (ATP), translating into MCGKVYYNLSPVQLVETAIKLGEGELTASGALRVTTGTYTGRSPNDKFVVDSPAIHSKIAWNNNKSFSPEKFTQVYNRMLAYMQNRELFIFTGFAGADPENRITVQFINEFAWQNLFVQQLFIRPELQGPELIPDYKVICLPGFTADPAIDGTRSEAFIILNLEQRLVLIGGTHYAGEMKKSIFTVMNYILPERDILSMHCSANAGKNGDTALFFGLSGTGKTTLSADPDRNLIGDDEHGWSDTGIFNIEGGCYAKCIGLKYETEPQIWDAIRFGSVLENVVIDPATRVPDFADGSITENTRVAYPVEYIPNALIPGVGGHPKTIIFLTADAFGVLPPIAKLSTEQAMYHFLSGYTSKLAGTERGITEPQATFSACFGAPFLPLSPLRYAELLGEKLKRHNTAVFLINTGWSGGPYGVGQRMKLSYTRAMVTAALEGRLDHVPYKLDEIFTVYVPESCPGVPAEILMPRNTWSDKAAYDCKAQELARLFVQNFTSFKQAMPPEIIAAGPKA; encoded by the coding sequence ATGTGCGGGAAGGTATATTACAATCTGAGTCCGGTGCAGCTAGTCGAAACAGCTATTAAACTCGGCGAGGGAGAATTGACTGCCAGTGGTGCCCTGCGAGTTACGACAGGTACGTATACCGGACGTTCGCCTAATGACAAATTTGTAGTTGATTCACCTGCTATTCATAGTAAGATTGCCTGGAACAACAATAAGTCCTTTTCACCGGAAAAATTTACGCAAGTTTATAACCGGATGCTTGCCTATATGCAAAACCGGGAACTGTTTATTTTCACCGGTTTTGCCGGGGCTGACCCTGAGAATCGGATCACTGTTCAGTTTATTAATGAATTTGCCTGGCAGAATTTATTTGTACAGCAGCTTTTTATCCGTCCCGAACTGCAAGGACCGGAGCTTATCCCTGATTATAAAGTCATTTGCCTTCCCGGTTTCACAGCCGACCCGGCCATTGACGGCACTCGTTCAGAAGCCTTTATTATTCTCAATTTGGAACAACGCCTGGTGCTTATCGGCGGTACTCACTATGCCGGCGAAATGAAAAAGTCGATATTTACCGTTATGAATTATATCTTGCCTGAGCGGGACATTTTATCCATGCATTGTTCGGCCAATGCCGGAAAAAATGGAGATACGGCGCTGTTTTTTGGCCTGAGCGGCACAGGCAAGACGACGCTGTCAGCCGATCCGGACCGCAATCTGATTGGCGATGACGAGCATGGCTGGAGTGATACCGGGATTTTTAATATTGAAGGCGGTTGTTATGCCAAGTGCATTGGCCTTAAGTATGAGACCGAGCCGCAGATTTGGGATGCCATCCGGTTTGGTTCTGTACTGGAAAACGTAGTTATTGATCCAGCGACCCGGGTGCCGGATTTTGCCGACGGTTCTATTACGGAAAACACGCGAGTTGCGTATCCTGTGGAGTATATACCCAATGCCCTGATACCCGGGGTAGGCGGTCACCCCAAAACCATTATATTTTTAACGGCTGACGCTTTCGGCGTACTGCCTCCTATTGCCAAGCTGAGTACCGAACAAGCTATGTATCATTTCTTATCCGGCTATACCAGTAAACTGGCAGGTACGGAACGCGGTATTACTGAACCCCAGGCTACTTTTTCCGCTTGCTTCGGCGCGCCGTTTTTACCGCTGTCTCCGCTTAGGTATGCCGAACTCTTAGGGGAAAAACTTAAGCGGCATAACACTGCCGTATTCCTAATTAATACAGGTTGGTCAGGCGGCCCCTATGGTGTAGGCCAGCGGATGAAGCTTTCTTACACCCGGGCCATGGTAACGGCAGCCCTTGAAGGCCGGCTGGACCATGTCCCCTATAAACTTGATGAGATATTCACTGTTTATGTTCCGGAAAGCTGCCCGGGTGTGCCGGCTGAAATCCTTATGCCGCGCAATACATGGTCTGATAAGGCGGCATACGACTGCAAGGCACAGGAGTTAGCCCGTTTATTTGTCCAAAACTTTACTAGTTTTAAACAAGCTATGCCACCGGAAATTATTGCTGCCGGGCCTAAAGCTTAA